The proteins below are encoded in one region of Hordeum vulgare subsp. vulgare chromosome 3H, MorexV3_pseudomolecules_assembly, whole genome shotgun sequence:
- the LOC123444788 gene encoding sister chromatid cohesion protein PDS5 homolog A-B isoform X2, producing MSGSPGQVVSEVGKRLAQPRLGKDALVKLLKQAESALSELSQSSSLHDALSPLSKSLVQTTLLSHKDKDVRLLVAVCFIEVMRILAPDPPFTDEIFKEIFRLFISEFSGLADTGSPYLTRRMKILENVAALRCSVIMVDTGCQDLVLDMAKIFFSAAQQGLQQCVHQAMLSIMIQILNEKVTQPLLDVIFRNLVKEDKGGAHKLAVDIIQNCAEKLEHIVRFFLTSCILSKDAPVNGKLHHKIILEIFQCAPQMLFAVIPCLTHELLSDQVDIRLEAVHLIGRLLVFSNLRFGQENQILFMEFLKRFSDKSAEVRIAAIDAAKACYIAASSGNVAQNVLSKTATFICSYYMHIAMCKHPFHVDGLFLSAESLEGRLLDFDDKVRIRAVYAVCDLAKSNLSSFPSELILQAAERLRDKKISVRKNVMHKLLDLYRDYCEKCSKGTATIKTHYEQIPAKLIVLCFDKDCGSFRPHNMGLIFAEELFPSPLSPKERAMHWVEFFSYFKSQHVQALHAIFSQKRRLQLEMQSYLSLRAKKEESSDEMQKKICASFRKMSASFADISKVEDCFENLHQMKDNNIFKDLTEISKEGTTFATVRSIRDSFLKRIGNKHQIYNFCKELSTKLSHSLFNWEMICAILEVLFSCRNELSHYAESACDLLLLVATVFPSLFRGSEEYLLKLFSEDSVLINEKSLQMLAYLAKSPCNLSINFSSDVYLLLEQKCIEGTRAESKYAISAIASLIQSPDDKKFAKLCKKVVVGLHDNHNIPTLLQSLGLILEYSPSMYTSYDDQFINFVQRVFVSPEFVSTPELSPSNENSACSFSCKLKIYCLKALVKSCLPTTTARDRIENFLKMLLDIIRDEFTPITICENDKPYLRLAAGKSVLRLATRWDSHISPELFRTALLMARDSSYTVRKSFIHKLFGLLKKHEIPVRYACAFALASTDCAGEVRTESLRYLTEVLKEQRGVSVHQNKTSNDSIVEHPSYAVLFLIHTLAYDEEFPFNFCEEETGSADFWSPLLVMLRELVEIEDLSQTKHGSATSSVSILLCIFRAVQKAEDVIDSDITYKLHILSKIGLLMVKELDKHCKTSDSPRHIPLPSSYYRLSRSERKADECCQLDLITDTFVKRILKAHEPYNQQEDTTCSTITERVSKESAPKRQTRSSSNKPLFGQFVSGHEQGKTKKSSVQAKDVPRKNYLDILDKDNVSSCGSAGTKLSSPGSLGLTNEADSRDRASLLENQNRLTVKTIPSKTSHTEDFPDCHLRDCSELDEDFGGCDGNFVKRPFSSNKTVDALKKKSKRALDLRNAKNSAGSAADTTDNVRQTRSRKAQA from the exons aTGTCGGGCTCGCCGGGGCAAGTCGTGAGCGAGGTCGGCAAGCGCCTCGCGCAGCCGCGCCTCGGCAAGGACGCCCTCGTCAAGCTCCTCAAG CAAGCTGAAAGTGCTTTATCAGAGTTGAGTCAGTCCTCCTCTCTGCATGATGCTCTAAGTCCTTTGAGTAAATCACTGGTCCAGACCACTTTACTTAGCCACAAGGACAAGGATGTCAGACTTCTTGTTGCTGTCTGCTTCATTGAAGTTATGCGAATCCTTGCACCTGATCCACCTTTTACTgacgaaatatttaag GAAATATTTAGGCTCTTCATCAGCGAATTTTCAGGGCTTGCAGACACTGGGAGTCCATATCTTACGCGAAGGATGAAAATATTGGAGAATGTTGCTGCGCTTAGGTGCTCTGTAATTATGGTTGACACTGGTTGTCAGGATTTGGTTCTTGATATGGCCAAAATATTCTTCTCGGCAGCGCA GCAAGGTCTTCAGCAATGCGTGCACCAGGCTATGCTATCGATAATGATACAAATATTAAATGAAAAAGTTACTCAGCCTCTTCTGGATGTGATTTTCCGCAATTTAGTAAAAGAGGACAAG ggaggagcccacaagcttgctgttGACATCATTCAAAACTGTGCTGAGAAATTGGAGCACATAGTTCGATTTTTTTTGACATCATGTATTTTGAGCAAGGATGCACCAGTTAATGGGAAGCTGCATCATAAAATTATTCTGGAAATATTCCAGTGTGCACCCCAGATGCTTTTTGCTGTTATTCCATGCTTAACTCATGAGCTCCTG AGTGACCAGGTTGATATCCGACTGGAGGCAGTGCACCTGATTGGGAGGCTTCTTGTCTTCTCTAATCTTCGCTTTGGTCAAGAAAACCAGATACTATTTATGGAATTCTTGAAGAGATTCTCTGACAAATCTGCAGAAGTAAGAATTGCGGCAATTGATGCAGCAAAAGCATGCTACATTGCTGCATCATCTGGAAATGTAGCACAGAATGTTCTCAGTAAGACTGCTACTTTTATCTGTAGTTATTATATGCACATTGCTATGTGTAAGCATCCTTTTCATGTGGATGGTTTGTTCCTTTCGGCAGAATCTCTTGAAGGAAGGTTACTGGATTTTGATGACAAAGTGAGGATCCGAGCTGTTTATGCAGTTTGTGATTTAGCCAAATCAAATCTAAGCTCATTTCCTTCTGAGTTGATATTACAAGCAGCAGAGAGGCTACGTGACAAAAAG ATATCTGTCAGAAAGAATGTAATGCATAAGTTGCTGGACCTGTATCGAGATTACTGTGAGAAATGCTCCAAAGGAACTGCGACAATTAAAACTCACTATGAACAAATCCCAGCTAAACTTATCGTTCTCTGTTTTGACAAAGATTGTGGATCCTTCAG GCCACACAATATGGGGCTTATTTTTGCTGAAGAACTCTTTCCATCACCACTTTCTCCAAAAGAAAGAGCAATGCATTGGGTTGAGTTTTTTTCTTATTTCAAGTCACAACATGTTCAGGCTTTGCATGCTATCTTTTCTCAGAAAAGAAG GTTGCAACTGGAGATGCAATCATATTTATCACTTCGAGCAAAGAAG GAAGAATCTTCAGATGAAATGCAGAAGAAAATTTGTGCGTCATTTAGGAAGATGTCCGCTTCCTTTGCAGATATCTCTAAAGTTGAAGACTGCTTTGAGAATTTGCACCAGATGAAGGATAATAACATATTTAAGGATCTGACTGAAATAAGCAAAGAGGGCACTACTTTTGCAACAGTTCGATCGATCAGA GATTCATTTCTCAAGAGAATTGGTAACAAACACCAAATTTACAACTTCTGCAAAGAACTGTCTACAAAACTCTCACATTCACTATTTAATTGGGAGATGATTTGTGCCATTTTGGAGGTTCTTTTCTCCTGCAGAAATGAATTATCACATTATGCAGAGTCTGCATGTGATCTTTTACTG CTAGTTGCAACGGTGTTTCCATCATTATTCAGAGGCTCGGAGGAGTACTTGCTAAAGTTGTTCTCTGAAGACTCAGTCCTGATAAATGAGAAGAGTCTCCAAATGTTGGCATATTTGGCAAAATCACCGTGTAATTTATCTATTAATTTCAG TAGCGATGTCTACCTGTTACTGGAGCAAAAGTGTATTGAAGGAACACGCGCTGAATCGAAATATGCCATTTCTGCAATTGCTTCACTGATCCAGTCCCCAGATGACAAGAAATTTGCCAAATTATGCAAG AAAGTTGTTGTTGGTCTACATGATAATCATAATATCCCAACTCTATTACAGTCGTTGGGTTTAATATTGGAGTATTCTCCTTCCATGTATACATCATATGACGACCAATTTATCAATTTTGTTCAACGTGTTTTTGTCTCACCTGAG TTTGTTTCAACTCCGGAACTGTCACCGTCCAATGAAAATTCTGCATGCAGTTTCTCTTGCAAACTGAAG ATTTATTGTCTCAAAGCACTTGTCAAAAGTTGTTTACCAACAACTACTGCCCGTGATCGAATAGAGAATTTCTTGAAGATGCTGTTAGATATAATTCGTGACGAATTCACACCCATTACTATATG TGAAAATGATAAGCCATATCTTAGACTGGCCGCTGGGAAATCTGTACTACGACTAGCTACAAGATGGGATTCACACATTTCTCCAGAATTATTTCGCACTGCCCTTCTCATGGCAAGG GATTCTTCATATACTGTTCGCAAGTCATTCATTCACAAACTTTTTGGCCTTTTGAAGAAGCATGAAATACCTGTTAGATATGCATGTGCTTTCGCATTGGCATCAACAGATTGCGCTGGAGAAGTTCGTACTGAA TCGCTTAGGTACTTAACCGAAGTGCTGAAAGAGCAAAGAGGAGTTTCTGTTCATCAGAACAAAACCAGCAATGACTCGATTGTAGAGCATCCATCATATGCTGTCCTTTTCTTGATCCATACCCTTGCATATGATGAGGAGTTTCCTTTTAACTTTTGTGAAGAGGAGACTGGTTCTGCTGATTTTTGGAG CccacttcttgtgatgttgagagAGCTAGTTGAAATAGAGGATCTAAGCCAAACCAAGCATGGCTCCGCCACCAGCTCTGTATCCATTCTTTTGTGCATCTTTCGTGCTGTTCAAAAGGCTGAGGATGTGATTGATTCTGATATCACTTAT AAACTGCACATTCTCTCAAAAATTGGTTTGCTTATGGTAAAAGAACTTGATAAGCATTGCAAGACATCAGATTCTCCACGCCATATTCCCCTGCCCTCATCTTATTATAGGTTGTCTCGGAGTGAGAGAAAAGCGGAT GAATGCTGCCAACTAGATTTAATTACTGATACTTTTGTGAAGAGAATTCTAAAAGCTCACGAACCTTATAACCAACAG GAGGATACTACATGCTCTACTATTACTGAGAGAGTATCTAAAGAATCTGCTCCTAAAAGGCAAACTCGTTCCTCATCAAACAAACCATTATTTGGACAGTTTGTAAGTGGTCATGAGCAAGGGAAAACGAAGAAAAGTTCAGTCCAGGCGAAGGATGTCCCCAGGAAAAATTACCTGGATATCTTGGATAAAGACAACGTGTCATCTTGTGGTTCCGCCGGCACAAAGTTGTCATCTCCAGGGTCTTTGGGTTTGACTAACGAAGCTGATTCTAGAGATCGTGCCTCACTCTTGGAAAATCAGAATCGTCTCACTGTGAAGACGATACCTTCGAAGACTAGCCACACTGAG gaCTTTCCTGACTGTCATCTCAGAGATTG
- the LOC123444788 gene encoding sister chromatid cohesion protein PDS5 homolog A-B isoform X1, translating to MSGSPGQVVSEVGKRLAQPRLGKDALVKLLKQAESALSELSQSSSLHDALSPLSKSLVQTTLLSHKDKDVRLLVAVCFIEVMRILAPDPPFTDEIFKEIFRLFISEFSGLADTGSPYLTRRMKILENVAALRCSVIMVDTGCQDLVLDMAKIFFSAAQQGLQQCVHQAMLSIMIQILNEKVTQPLLDVIFRNLVKEDKGGAHKLAVDIIQNCAEKLEHIVRFFLTSCILSKDAPVNGKLHHKIILEIFQCAPQMLFAVIPCLTHELLSDQVDIRLEAVHLIGRLLVFSNLRFGQENQILFMEFLKRFSDKSAEVRIAAIDAAKACYIAASSGNVAQNVLSKTATFICSYYMHIAMCKHPFHVDGLFLSAESLEGRLLDFDDKVRIRAVYAVCDLAKSNLSSFPSELILQAAERLRDKKISVRKNVMHKLLDLYRDYCEKCSKGTATIKTHYEQIPAKLIVLCFDKDCGSFRPHNMGLIFAEELFPSPLSPKERAMHWVEFFSYFKSQHVQALHAIFSQKRRLQLEMQSYLSLRAKKEESSDEMQKKICASFRKMSASFADISKVEDCFENLHQMKDNNIFKDLTEISKEGTTFATVRSIRDSFLKRIGNKHQIYNFCKELSTKLSHSLFNWEMICAILEVLFSCRNELSHYAESACDLLLLVATVFPSLFRGSEEYLLKLFSEDSVLINEKSLQMLAYLAKSPCNLSINFSSDVYLLLEQKCIEGTRAESKYAISAIASLIQSPDDKKFAKLCKKVVVGLHDNHNIPTLLQSLGLILEYSPSMYTSYDDQFINFVQRVFVSPEFVSTPELSPSNENSACSFSCKLKIYCLKALVKSCLPTTTARDRIENFLKMLLDIIRDEFTPITICENDKPYLRLAAGKSVLRLATRWDSHISPELFRTALLMARDSSYTVRKSFIHKLFGLLKKHEIPVRYACAFALASTDCAGEVRTESLRYLTEVLKEQRGVSVHQNKTSNDSIVEHPSYAVLFLIHTLAYDEEFPFNFCEEETGSADFWSPLLVMLRELVEIEDLSQTKHGSATSSVSILLCIFRAVQKAEDVIDSDITYKLHILSKIGLLMVKELDKHCKTSDSPRHIPLPSSYYRLSRSERKADECCQLDLITDTFVKRILKAHEPYNQQEDTTCSTITERVSKESAPKRQTRSSSNKPLFGQFVSGHEQGKTKKSSVQAKDVPRKNYLDILDKDNVSSCGSAGTKLSSPGSLGLTNEADSRDRASLLENQNRLTVKTIPSKTSHTEDFPDCHLRDCSELDEDFGGCDGNFVKRPFSSNKTAVDALKKKSKRALDLRNAKNSAGSAADTTDNVRQTRSRKAQA from the exons aTGTCGGGCTCGCCGGGGCAAGTCGTGAGCGAGGTCGGCAAGCGCCTCGCGCAGCCGCGCCTCGGCAAGGACGCCCTCGTCAAGCTCCTCAAG CAAGCTGAAAGTGCTTTATCAGAGTTGAGTCAGTCCTCCTCTCTGCATGATGCTCTAAGTCCTTTGAGTAAATCACTGGTCCAGACCACTTTACTTAGCCACAAGGACAAGGATGTCAGACTTCTTGTTGCTGTCTGCTTCATTGAAGTTATGCGAATCCTTGCACCTGATCCACCTTTTACTgacgaaatatttaag GAAATATTTAGGCTCTTCATCAGCGAATTTTCAGGGCTTGCAGACACTGGGAGTCCATATCTTACGCGAAGGATGAAAATATTGGAGAATGTTGCTGCGCTTAGGTGCTCTGTAATTATGGTTGACACTGGTTGTCAGGATTTGGTTCTTGATATGGCCAAAATATTCTTCTCGGCAGCGCA GCAAGGTCTTCAGCAATGCGTGCACCAGGCTATGCTATCGATAATGATACAAATATTAAATGAAAAAGTTACTCAGCCTCTTCTGGATGTGATTTTCCGCAATTTAGTAAAAGAGGACAAG ggaggagcccacaagcttgctgttGACATCATTCAAAACTGTGCTGAGAAATTGGAGCACATAGTTCGATTTTTTTTGACATCATGTATTTTGAGCAAGGATGCACCAGTTAATGGGAAGCTGCATCATAAAATTATTCTGGAAATATTCCAGTGTGCACCCCAGATGCTTTTTGCTGTTATTCCATGCTTAACTCATGAGCTCCTG AGTGACCAGGTTGATATCCGACTGGAGGCAGTGCACCTGATTGGGAGGCTTCTTGTCTTCTCTAATCTTCGCTTTGGTCAAGAAAACCAGATACTATTTATGGAATTCTTGAAGAGATTCTCTGACAAATCTGCAGAAGTAAGAATTGCGGCAATTGATGCAGCAAAAGCATGCTACATTGCTGCATCATCTGGAAATGTAGCACAGAATGTTCTCAGTAAGACTGCTACTTTTATCTGTAGTTATTATATGCACATTGCTATGTGTAAGCATCCTTTTCATGTGGATGGTTTGTTCCTTTCGGCAGAATCTCTTGAAGGAAGGTTACTGGATTTTGATGACAAAGTGAGGATCCGAGCTGTTTATGCAGTTTGTGATTTAGCCAAATCAAATCTAAGCTCATTTCCTTCTGAGTTGATATTACAAGCAGCAGAGAGGCTACGTGACAAAAAG ATATCTGTCAGAAAGAATGTAATGCATAAGTTGCTGGACCTGTATCGAGATTACTGTGAGAAATGCTCCAAAGGAACTGCGACAATTAAAACTCACTATGAACAAATCCCAGCTAAACTTATCGTTCTCTGTTTTGACAAAGATTGTGGATCCTTCAG GCCACACAATATGGGGCTTATTTTTGCTGAAGAACTCTTTCCATCACCACTTTCTCCAAAAGAAAGAGCAATGCATTGGGTTGAGTTTTTTTCTTATTTCAAGTCACAACATGTTCAGGCTTTGCATGCTATCTTTTCTCAGAAAAGAAG GTTGCAACTGGAGATGCAATCATATTTATCACTTCGAGCAAAGAAG GAAGAATCTTCAGATGAAATGCAGAAGAAAATTTGTGCGTCATTTAGGAAGATGTCCGCTTCCTTTGCAGATATCTCTAAAGTTGAAGACTGCTTTGAGAATTTGCACCAGATGAAGGATAATAACATATTTAAGGATCTGACTGAAATAAGCAAAGAGGGCACTACTTTTGCAACAGTTCGATCGATCAGA GATTCATTTCTCAAGAGAATTGGTAACAAACACCAAATTTACAACTTCTGCAAAGAACTGTCTACAAAACTCTCACATTCACTATTTAATTGGGAGATGATTTGTGCCATTTTGGAGGTTCTTTTCTCCTGCAGAAATGAATTATCACATTATGCAGAGTCTGCATGTGATCTTTTACTG CTAGTTGCAACGGTGTTTCCATCATTATTCAGAGGCTCGGAGGAGTACTTGCTAAAGTTGTTCTCTGAAGACTCAGTCCTGATAAATGAGAAGAGTCTCCAAATGTTGGCATATTTGGCAAAATCACCGTGTAATTTATCTATTAATTTCAG TAGCGATGTCTACCTGTTACTGGAGCAAAAGTGTATTGAAGGAACACGCGCTGAATCGAAATATGCCATTTCTGCAATTGCTTCACTGATCCAGTCCCCAGATGACAAGAAATTTGCCAAATTATGCAAG AAAGTTGTTGTTGGTCTACATGATAATCATAATATCCCAACTCTATTACAGTCGTTGGGTTTAATATTGGAGTATTCTCCTTCCATGTATACATCATATGACGACCAATTTATCAATTTTGTTCAACGTGTTTTTGTCTCACCTGAG TTTGTTTCAACTCCGGAACTGTCACCGTCCAATGAAAATTCTGCATGCAGTTTCTCTTGCAAACTGAAG ATTTATTGTCTCAAAGCACTTGTCAAAAGTTGTTTACCAACAACTACTGCCCGTGATCGAATAGAGAATTTCTTGAAGATGCTGTTAGATATAATTCGTGACGAATTCACACCCATTACTATATG TGAAAATGATAAGCCATATCTTAGACTGGCCGCTGGGAAATCTGTACTACGACTAGCTACAAGATGGGATTCACACATTTCTCCAGAATTATTTCGCACTGCCCTTCTCATGGCAAGG GATTCTTCATATACTGTTCGCAAGTCATTCATTCACAAACTTTTTGGCCTTTTGAAGAAGCATGAAATACCTGTTAGATATGCATGTGCTTTCGCATTGGCATCAACAGATTGCGCTGGAGAAGTTCGTACTGAA TCGCTTAGGTACTTAACCGAAGTGCTGAAAGAGCAAAGAGGAGTTTCTGTTCATCAGAACAAAACCAGCAATGACTCGATTGTAGAGCATCCATCATATGCTGTCCTTTTCTTGATCCATACCCTTGCATATGATGAGGAGTTTCCTTTTAACTTTTGTGAAGAGGAGACTGGTTCTGCTGATTTTTGGAG CccacttcttgtgatgttgagagAGCTAGTTGAAATAGAGGATCTAAGCCAAACCAAGCATGGCTCCGCCACCAGCTCTGTATCCATTCTTTTGTGCATCTTTCGTGCTGTTCAAAAGGCTGAGGATGTGATTGATTCTGATATCACTTAT AAACTGCACATTCTCTCAAAAATTGGTTTGCTTATGGTAAAAGAACTTGATAAGCATTGCAAGACATCAGATTCTCCACGCCATATTCCCCTGCCCTCATCTTATTATAGGTTGTCTCGGAGTGAGAGAAAAGCGGAT GAATGCTGCCAACTAGATTTAATTACTGATACTTTTGTGAAGAGAATTCTAAAAGCTCACGAACCTTATAACCAACAG GAGGATACTACATGCTCTACTATTACTGAGAGAGTATCTAAAGAATCTGCTCCTAAAAGGCAAACTCGTTCCTCATCAAACAAACCATTATTTGGACAGTTTGTAAGTGGTCATGAGCAAGGGAAAACGAAGAAAAGTTCAGTCCAGGCGAAGGATGTCCCCAGGAAAAATTACCTGGATATCTTGGATAAAGACAACGTGTCATCTTGTGGTTCCGCCGGCACAAAGTTGTCATCTCCAGGGTCTTTGGGTTTGACTAACGAAGCTGATTCTAGAGATCGTGCCTCACTCTTGGAAAATCAGAATCGTCTCACTGTGAAGACGATACCTTCGAAGACTAGCCACACTGAG gaCTTTCCTGACTGTCATCTCAGAGATTG